The Burkholderiales bacterium genome includes the window TTCTCCTGGATACTCCTCCATAGCGTGTTCGGCGAGATGGAGAACACTTGCTCCTAAAATTTACCAAGATGCACGGGCTCGGCAACGACTTCGTCGTCCTAGACGCGACGTCACGGGCGCTGACCTTGGCGCCCGGACAGATACGGCTGATCGCCGACCGCCGCTTCGGCATAGGCTGCGACCAGGTTTTGCTGGTAGAGCCGGCAAAAGAAGTGGGCAACGACTTTTTCTACCGCATCTTCAATGCCGATGGCGGCGAAGTCGAGCAATGCGGGAACGGCGCGCGCTGCTTTGCCCGCTTCGTAGCCGACCGCGGCCTGACCAAAAAGCGTGAAATCCGGGTCGAAACCCGCGGCGGCGTGTTGGTCCCGAAGCTCGAAGACGATGGCACCATCACCGTGAACATGGGCGAGCCGGTTTTCGAGCCTGCCGGAATTCCTTTTCTCGCTGAAAAGCGTGCGCTAACTTATATGCTGCATTTCGGCGATGATGTCAGCCAGCGCAACATCGAAATCAGCGCTTTGGCGCTGGGCAATCCGCACGCCGTGCAAATCGTCGACAATATCGATGTTGCGCCGGTCGCTTGCGAAGGACCGTTGATCGAAAGCAACGAACGCTTTCCACAACGCGTGAACGCCGGCTATATGCAGGTGCTCGATCGCAGCCATATTCGCCTTCGCGTGTTCGAGCGCGGCGCCGGCGAAACGCTGGCGTGCGGC containing:
- the dapF gene encoding diaminopimelate epimerase, which encodes MLLKFTKMHGLGNDFVVLDATSRALTLAPGQIRLIADRRFGIGCDQVLLVEPAKEVGNDFFYRIFNADGGEVEQCGNGARCFARFVADRGLTKKREIRVETRGGVLVPKLEDDGTITVNMGEPVFEPAGIPFLAEKRALTYMLHFGDDVSQRNIEISALALGNPHAVQIVDNIDVAPVACEGPLIESNERFPQRVNAGYMQVLDRSHIRLRVFERGAGETLACGSGACAAVVAGISRGLLDASVDVETRGGHLRVSWGGEGESVMMNGAAVTVFEGEIQLPEDHN